The Amblyomma americanum isolate KBUSLIRL-KWMA chromosome 6, ASM5285725v1, whole genome shotgun sequence genome has a window encoding:
- the LOC144093849 gene encoding uncharacterized protein LOC144093849: protein MHWSDEAMLFFLSLVEQYPSLWDVSNSDYNKTRLKASVWENICREMATRFPQFEPYTVDYVKTLLKNKRRTYREEKKKMLYTKSGQGADDVYIGKWKFFKAMMFIDNGAPAESRTYTETYGMATEEEYGQSPENSLVVESQDPAVDASVSNTAAAEAPVPQASEAQSAVALANANQAAPKRKRIADHQLALLQQRTDTLSKMAKTLDNSSPDDCSAFASVLAHYFRKLPLAKRAKCQAAVLTLMKTYLEDES from the exons ATGCATTGGAGCGACGAAGCAATGCTTTTCTTCTTGTCGTTAGTTGAGCAGTATCCTTCACTGTGGGATGTCAGCAACAGCGACTACAACAAGACACGCTTGAAAGCCTCCGTCTGGGAGAATATCTGTCGGGAGATGGCAACTCGTTTCCCCCAGTTTGAGCCGTACACTGTTG ACTACGTAAAAACACTGTTAAAGAACAAACGGAGGACGTacagagaagagaaaaagaaaatgctcTATACGAAGAGTGGCCAAGGGGCAGATGATGTGTACATAGGGAAGTGGAAATTCTTTAAAGCAATGATGTTCATAGACAATGGAGCCCCAGCCGAGAGCCGAACGTACACAGAAACGTACGGGATGGCCACAGAAGAG GAATATGGGCAATCTCCAGAGAACAGCCTTGTTGTGGAATCTCAGGACCCGGCGGTCGACGCGTCAGTGTCCAACACAGCGGCGGCAGAAGCACCTGTGCCACAAGCATCCGAGGCACAATCAGCGGTGGCTCTGGCTAACGCAAaccaggcagctccgaaaagaaaaagaattgcaGACCACCAGCTTGCTCTTCTGCAGCAGCGGACTGACACGCTGTCCAAGATGGCCAAGACCCTTGACAATTCTAGTCCGGACGATTGCAGCGCATTCGCTTCTGTACTAGCTCATTATTTCAGGAAGTTGCCGCTAGCTAAAAGGGCGAAGTGCCAGGCAGCAGTCCTGACTTTAATGAAAACTTACTTAGAGGATGAGTCGTAA